GGCACTGCCCATCTCCCTAACCTGCTGAGGTCTCTCTGCAGGGCCCTGCCTGCCCTCGAGGGAGTCAACCTCTCCTCCCaattttgtgtcatctgcaaacttggtTAAAATTTCTTCCAGTCCTGCATCCAAGTCATcgatgaagatgttgaagaggactgggccaaggatggagccctgcaggGCCCCACCAGTGACCACTCACCAGCCTGATGTGACCCCACTGACTGTCACTCTTTGTGCCCAacctgtgagccagttgctcacccatCCTAGAGCACAGTTGTCCAGCTGTATGCtggacattttatccaggaggatACCATGAGAGACAGTATCAGAAACTTTCCCCAGGTCCAGAATATTACATCCATTTGCTTCCCTTGATCAACCAGGTGGGTTACTTtgtcataaaaggaaattaagtttgACAAGCAGGACTCTTACCTcatgaagccatgctggctgtgaCCAACAATTGCACTGTTCTCCGGGTGTTTTTCAATACCTCTCAGAAtcattttttccataattttaccAGGCACTGAAATTAGACCAACTGACCTGTAGTTTTCAGGGTCccccttcttgcccttcttgaatATTGGTACAAAATCAGCCAGCTTCCAGTCGACTGGCATCTCTCTAGATTGCCAGGACTTCTGCAAAATAATGGAgggtattaaaaataatgccaCAGCCACTGACAATCACATTTAAAATCAAGAGAAACCACAGCTTGTTTTTCTGAGGAGTGCtcaaaaaagcagtgaaaaccTCCGCAACAACTCTTGAACCAATAAAAGTCCAAAATGGCTTTGCCCTTGAAAGCTGTTAGTTTAAAAATGCacttcagaaaagctgtaattttaaagtaatgtaCTTTGTGTCaactgctgtttcatttgtgtCAAAACTGCCATTCATTATGAACTGCACAGTTCCCAACAGGTGGTGAGATAAAGAAATAATCACATGAAAATCAGAAGACTGtagttaaattttatttatcagTTCTATTGTTAAATTACACAATCAAAGTCAGTGGATTGGCCTGTAAATCTACACAGTAAGACAGCATCTACAGTGAAATCAGTAGAATTTGATATGGTTATGACAAATCGTATCCTTATATTCGTACTGCCCCTATATACAATAAACAGTAtacacaaagaaaatgcaactaGTCTCTGTAAACCATGCACACCATAGCGTAAAAACAAAATGCACCTTCTGCAACAGGGCCTCCAGCTAGCCCACAGGTAAGTCCTGTTTACAGCAGTGCCTTTCAGTTTTAAGAGCGAATCATTTTCCCCCggaaaaaccaaaatgcaaCCAAGACATCATATGGCAACTGCAGttctaactaaaaaaaaaccccaaacaaacaaaactgctgTACATGAAGGTattctcttttccaagctgctAATGCAGGGTATTGGTTTGCTGCTACTTTGCTCTCTGCTTGTCCCTGGTAGGACTGCTGCCCTCCCAGGTGGTGACACAATGTCAGACGTAAAACAACGTTCACGTGTATTAGGCGTGGAGCTGTAAGGtatttttcagtccttctgCCTCATTTTGTGCCCCCAGCCCTCTTGATGTACAGAACATTACAGGCGAAAGGCAATAGTGCAAGTGAGCCTTGTAAGCATTGTGTACACCGGGACAAAACCTGCCCTTTTTGGGTGCCTCTGCCACCACGCACCCGCACCGAGATGGTCATTTAGTGCCACGCTCGGGAGCAGTGGAGGCTGTGCACAAATCAGCTCACTGAATGTCTGCCCCAAGCCTTGCAgaggttggtttgtttgcttgtttgtttgcttgtttattttgcaTAGAGATTTATAGGAGCCCCTCACATCTCCTGCCCTGTCTCTTCTCCCGGTGGGTCTTGGtgaggctggggagctgcaggtgaGCCTGGTcaagctccagctctgcatcccagggaatgagctgctggcagcccccCTGCACCATGAAACCTTCTCATCCTGTGTAACTATGGCTATGGAAAAATTGGTTTCCAACATTTTCAGTCATCGCTCATCTGCCACTGCTCATCTGTCATTGCTAAGAAGGGCTCAAGAGcgtaggagaaaaaaagccctgttCTTATCTGGTGTAGCAAAGATTTACTGGAAGCAAATCCTAATTCAAGTGTAAATCTACTACGTTCACTAAGCAATTCTCTTCATAATATTGCTGGGATTAGAGAGTTTTATGACTTTTTAAAGACACTACACAAATATCTGTAACATGATTTAATCTAGTTTATATCACTAGTTATTAAGGAATGATAAATTCAGCATTATGTATTTTAATGGGCAAGAAAGACTTAAAATTGGACACTGTCACAGGACTCTAATTTGGAAAAGGCTTAATGAAACATGAAGATATGCTGTAACTTTTCCAGAATGGTTAAAATTATACTGCCCTGAAAACTTCTGGAAACAGTGTCTTTAACATTGGCATTGAGTTCAGAAAAGTAggtatgtaatttttttttttgtcttttttttctttaaagtatgAGATAGACCAAGCTTAAAACTCTAAACAGCAGTAGGtagaaaaagtttaaaattttaaatatttatataactAGAGAAATTACTTCTATTCCTTTTAAAAGCCAATATTATACATAAAACTAGTTGATATTTTTTCTAGACATTTTGTTCCCTTCGTTGTCCATTCATTAACTTGGTAAATATTGTAAGCAGTCGGTACCCTGGAAAAcgcattattaaaataaagttaagATAAAATCAAAGGGAAAAGATTTTGCTCATATACTGTATTGTGAAAGTATGCTAAATGCTCATTATTAGGAAATGAATTTGCTTCCCAGATAGATTTCAGCAGAGCATCATGAACATTTTCCAGCATCCCATTTTGTACTCATGACTAATTtatggattattattttttcttttcttttaaataaacgTCCAACCAACCATTTCCAACGAGCCAACTTGGCTCCTGTATTTCATAAATAATCCAACAAACCTAAAAAGGACAAATTTAATTACACACTAAGATTAAGTGTTCCACGTACAGTACAACATTTACTGCAAAGGCAACTGCAAAGGCAACATTTTAACCTCTTTTTGCTTCAGACCCTCCAGAAGCGTTATCGGTTCGGACCGCTCCATGCGCGGGTTGGGTCGGGATGGGTTCTGCTTCCCTCTTTCTGTCCACCCATCCCCCCCACTACCGCCGCCACCGCTCCACATTCCCGATGTAGTCCGTGCTGGAGCCGTTCTCGCTCTGCTCCCTCAGGTGTGCGTGCCTGGCCCGCAGgattttcctctgctcctggcgTTTCCGCCGTGCCTCCTGGTGCTCCTTCTGCCTCATGTACTGGTAGCGCTGCAGGAAGAGGTCTTTTGCGTAATCGTACAATTCCACGTCTAAAAAATTGAGGGCCTTGATGCGCTGCTGAGTCTGCTCATCCAGCTCCACGCTGGAGGCCCTTGTGCTATTGTACTGCGTGAACGGGGAGATGAAGTTCATCTTGAAAGTCTTCTCAAAGAGATACTGAGTCTTCCGCTGGAATTCCGTCAGCCCGAAGAAAGCCATCTGCTTCAGGTTCTCCTTGGCGCTGTCGAGCAGAACCTTGTTTCTCTGCTCCTCGGGCATGACTGACAGGTTGTAGCATCCCACCAGACTCAGGTCCGAGAGCATGCGGACCTGGCGGTTGTTAGCGAGGTTGTAAGGGCAATCCATGAATTCCTGCAGGGAACAGCCCGACCAGTCATCCCCCGTGTAGCAGCTGGGCAGCTCCTCGCTGGTCGGGGAGCGCCCATCACAGACGTGCAGGGACGCTTTCCACGTTGCTCCTCGCTGCACGTGGCGCCATTCACTCAGGTACCGGGAGACGGGGTCACGCAGGATGGTGATGTAGTAGAAATTCCTGCcgggggggaaaggaaagcaggGTTTAGTCCTCTGTGCCTCCAGCACACAGCACATTAATGCTCAAAATCAATAGAACCTTGGAGATGCGCTTTAAGAGGCTTTCAGAAGCCCTGCTGCAGAGTGCTTCTCTGCGTGCTCACCTCTTCAGGGGGATGGGTAGAGGAACAAACTCTCCAGGGGAAGCAAGAAGGGTTATACCTATCAGCGCACGTTTGGCTGGGCTTATCAGGTTTTGCCTtttacagagaaggaagaaaaccccaaatttcCCTCTGTGTACCTGCCCATGTAGCAATGTGCTCCTACCAGATGCCCCAACTGATGCTCTCCCCAGACCCTGGGAGAATAATCAAAGTACCTCCCAGGGAAGAAGCCTCAACCCAAGGTGAGCACAGCTAGCTctagctttttttgttttacttcttcTACAACAGAGCTAGACTGACAGGTTTACACAGACTGAAGAAAGCTGCTCAGGCTGTCTTTCCTGGTGAGCAGCCATGGGTCTCAACTACAAAAGGCCCAGTACAGTGTTACACCTatgaggaaaacatttcctaCAAGATGTTTCCTTTTGCAGGCCAGATAAATGAGATGTGCCCAGAAGCCTCAACCTACTTGCACTGAAATGAGGATCTGGGAAAATCCCATGCACATCCCATTTTATCCTCCTGCCTTCATTAGACACAGAACTGCAACaatgagagaggagagagaaatgagTAACAGGAAATTAAAGGATGCATTATAGCactttgtaaaagaaaacacttctaaGGGAGGCACTGGCTTTGATTTGGAGAAACAGGAGGGTGACACACACTGGGGACatgctgctgcagggaacaCTATCAGGGTACCAACTGGAAAAGCTGCAAGCTCAACCTTATGTATACCATGAAGAGCTCACTCTGGGTTACACATTAATATCCATCATCAAGCACTATGGTTTCCACCATCAGCAGCCTGAAGCCACACACCCCCAACTCTTTGAACCTCACGACCTCAGCTATGATGCCAGAGGTACCCTGTCAGGATAGCTGCAGTCTGCTTCAGGAAGTGGAATTAAAGTAGCTCAATAAGCAAATTGTCCTGCAGGGGAAGGCCTCTCCTCTAGGATCTGAGGAGCATGTGCCCTGGGGTGTGATTGCCACCTTCACCACCTCCTTGGTGTGTAAGGAATAGAAGGGACATTCATTTGCTTTCCTGAGTGACACCACCACTGGCCACTGCACAGCAGAGCTTTTGTTCCCTATTGTTTCTTTTGGCAGAAAAGCCACTAGATGTCaatgttttacagaaaattgTCTCTGAGTAGACTAAAAAGCAAATCACGAGCACCAAAAGCATCCAACAATACAGGGGAAAGCGAACCTGGAGAGTCACCATTCCTCTTCCCACTTAGAACATCCACGctcttaaataattaaataaagtACAATAAATCTGCAAAACCACATAAAGAGAAAGGAGCCCAGTATAGCCTCAGCAGCTGGACACAGTGGCTCCTCACTCTCTGGGAGCTGGGATACTGCAATCAGCATCATCTCCTGCCCTTGCAGCTCTGAGGGCTCCAAGGGCTTTGCACACAGGTTCACACTGGTGAAGGGAGCCAAACCccctaccaccaccaccaccacgaGGGAGGTCCTTTACCCCAAATGTGCCATTAAACAATTTGGCAGCGAGAGCTGGAGATAGGAGGGAGCAAGGATGAAGCTGACTTTCATGTTGCACGCCAACCTTACATTGTCCCTTGCAAAGATGAGAAGAATGTCACTCTGTGTCACATCAGCAGGTCTCTGGCAGCACTGGAGAACCCAGCCTGGCAAAGGGAAGGGGCTTTACACAAGCTCCATCACTCCAAGGAGCCAAGGAGCAGGCACTGCCTCTGGTCACACTTGGGCACCAGGCTCCttggaagcaggaagggcagagcctggcacagggaaAGGGAGCACCTCTGGGGAAAACTCAAGCCCCTTCTGTACCTCCTGCAGTACTCCCTGCCCTTGCATCCTGTTTATTGGGATACTCAACTAAACAATGACCTGACCCTCGAGCCATGCCAAACAAGTGCCATATAGCACTAAACTCTGTACTAACCATACAACAAACCTCTGATGACCGAGGAGGAAAAATCAAAGCTGGGCATACCCTGGAGCACCATGTACAACCTGGCCCTTCAGCAGTTTGGTGAGGCCACGAGGAGAGCAAGGTGCAGGCACAggggtgctgctggctgagaGAGAAGGCCAACAAAACTGTATGCTCTAAGGTCATCACAGCAATCGATTTGGAGTTAATGCAAGTAGGGAAACAAATCCTGAGCCAAGATCGATACAGCAAGCATTTTATCACAGCTCAAACTCTTCAGCCACGCTCCCCTTGTGCTCTTTGGTCACAGGCAGTGACAAAGCACTTCCCTTGGCTGTTgttgtaaaaacaaaagaatgaatTAAAACTTGGATGGTGGTGGGAAAAACTGTGTCATAATAGATCACCATCATCCCAGCTGGCCAGCAGCATCAGCTGGGCAGATACCTCCATCAGCACCCTTCAGGGGAAAACATCACAGTAGAGAGAGATCAGGGAAAGGAGGCTGAGCATGAGCAAAGGTGCTGATGGACTCTGCAGGGAGTGTGGAGGTGGCTGGGCTCAGGGCCATCAGCAGGGATCCTCATGGTTCCCCCCACATGGAGCCCATATCCCACCTGGTCTGTGCACAGCTCCCTGCAAACAGGTTTCTGGGTGTCCTCCTCCTTATTTATACCATGTTGTTATTTCCCAGATGACTCCTGCTTTCATGACAAAACTTGCAGAGAGACACTTTGTAAGCTGCTGGGCCGATCTCAGCtactttgtttgtttttcccctttttaagtTTCCCTGTTAAAAGTTCTACTGAAAAAGGTCCCATTCCTGTTGGGAACACCAGTTCTGGGGTTTGCCCCAAGCAACACTCATCCAAGCCAGAAatcacagcagctccagaaaaGCAGCCACACTGCTCTGCATTTATCTGAACTGAGCTTCAAAAAATCACAAAAGCTTTAATGCATCATCAAGTCAGAGCTGTGCCAGAGATGGATTCAGCCATcagtgctcagagcatccttctGCTGCAACTGGAAGACTCAAAGCTTGGTGATTATTTTTAGCTCTGTACATAACAGCTTGTACTTTCTGTTACCTTAACAAGGGGGTGTTGAGTTATTGCCCATACCTTGAAGCTCACGCTTCAGAGTCTGATACAACACATTTGCAGGTAGAGCTCAAACATTACTGTGAATCATTTCTCTGACTTAAAGAGCTGCACTCATCAGAAACATGGGTTTTCTAATAAAGTTGAGATGGATGCCTATGAAGCAGAGtataaaaaggagagagagttCATGAGACCTCAAAAAGTAGGTTGAACCTGAAGCATCCATCAGGAATGCAAGATGGTGTGAAAGTCACCTGCTCTTGACACCTCCCTGACCACAGCTATTCCCTAAGGAGTGAGGGGAGCAAACAGTCCCACGATGTTGAGTTTGCTCCCCATCCTGATCTGATGATCATGACCCCACTCTGCTGATCACATCACTCGCAGGGTTGAAGCCAAAGCATTCTCAGGAgctgtgaattatttttacatgttcAGTTACCACAGAGATCAGGAAAGGTCAGAAGCTCCCCCCAGATTAACACCCAGCTAATGGCTTGCACTATCTGCTGGGGTGTGAAAGTTGGGCTTGCTTAGTGCTTTTTTCCACCCATGGGTAGGacaaggaaaatgggaaaacagcagagcagacagAGGGATGTGCTGGAAGCTTGGGATAGAGAGAGAAGAGACACGCTTGGCCTCCCCACAGTCACAGCAATGGGAGCTCTCGTGCTGTATCCTCCCTGCATGCCAGCTATCACACCATCCTAGCACTGCTCTGGTGCCAGAAAAGCCACATTTCACCCACGGGCCTGAACCACAGCTCCCTCTGACTGACCCCGCACAGACAtcagcacagggcagcagaACTGCCACACAAATGCCCCATGTCTGGCCCCAGGGACCTTCAAAAACCTGTATGGTGATGAAGATGCTCTCTCCTGGTGTCCCCTGTCACCATCCCACAGAGTCCACAGACTcatgctgggctgggggaacaATGCAAGCCCCTGCCTGACATTTTTGCTATGAGATGACTTTTGCTAAAATAAGATGGTTTTTTGTTGAAAGGGATCTAGAAACATGTGCTGTCAGTGAACAGACCTGCTTTCAGCTATCTGGTTCCTCaacccagagcagctccttctctccttcctgcatAGCCCCTGGAGAAAATATGCAGCAAACTGAAACCTCAAAGACCTCCATGAATTTCCCTAAGGGTTTTATTGAGACTGAGCCATCTGCTCGCTTTGAAGGATAATTCTGTGGTCACATAGTGCATCTGTGCCAGCCTcttccccacctctgcccagcacaggggctgaATACgaatcctttttttccaatctaatgatttttttaagagcaTCCTTGTAGTGAGCTTCTAAAAgcaacattaaagaaaaaaaaaacaacaaactgaaGTCAGAGTGGGAAGGTGTGAAAGCCCAGGGGATGAGTAAAGCCAGAGACTTCAGAGCCTGGAGAAGCTGCCAGGGAAGGGCTATGCAGCTGCCCCCATTGCTGCACTCAGGAGGCTCATGGTgtgtggagctgctctgctgaaatGAGGTAGGGAAGGGGTGACCCTGCTTAAGCATCAAAAGTGGTCCAAATCTCCCATGCAAGAGTGGATCTCATCCCAACCCAACTGCCCTGGCTGTGCAAAGCAGGACTGCAAAGCAGCAACAACTTAGAAGGTGCAGAGAGAAAGGGCTAAGGTCAAACCTGCGGATGGAGCATGACAGCTTGCAGTTCCCTTTGCTAATAATCCCTTGCCATGCCACAAGCCCCCCAGCCACCAAAGACCTGACAGAAAGGACCATCAGCAGCTGAGCATCCATCCTGAGGCCCTGAGAACAGTGGGCTGCATGCCAGTGGCAAAGGTCTCAGCAGTGAATTCTGTTGTCCAGTGGCTTTAACTCTTGTTCACGCTTCCAGGGCATCTCAACCCTGATGTAGAGGCTctaagcagctgctgtggggtcCAAACAGGTCTCATTCCATTAGGACCACAACTGAGGCTGGCTTCAGCGTGGCTCTTCTGAGCCCCTTTGGGTAAAAACTCCGGCTTGTGCCAAGGCTGAGGGATCCTGATCCCTGCCAGAGGACAGAGGTTGCTGCACTGTTTAATTGCTTGCTGAGGTAGAGGAAGGTTGGAGGTCAGATTCTGGCAGCTACCATGACTTCAGCCTGGAAACCTGAGCCTGGCTTGATGGAGCTATGAGGTaaggagctggagaggggagATAAAAGCTAAATATCCACTCACTGTTACATCCATTAGCGTATGGATCAGTAGATGAGGGACTGAGTGacattttccccatttctgcTGAGAAACAAGGCTATAGCAAAAAGGGCTTTGTAGGATATAGAGGGTAAGAAACCTACAGCCTTTGCACAGGGAGCACAGCAACACCAGGAACATCCCAATCTCCCCCCTGTCTGTGTCCAGGGACAAAGTAACCCAGGGAAAAAACTTCAGCAGAGGGCTGAGGAAGCAGAGCTATGATTTATAGGGAATACTGGGGCAGTCTCATTCACCCAGCAGCATTGAGGACACCCTTTAAACTGGCTCAAGGACACTGGTTTTTATCTAGGTCAAGCTTATCTACATGGCAAGCCTGGCTAGGATGCTCTGGAAACCCAGAAGGGTGTGTCCAATGAATGGGATGCAATTCTACACAAGTATCTTTATCTCATTGGGTGCAAGTAGGTGAGGAAGGGAAATTTAGGAATGTTTCCTATTCTAGAAGATTATTTTCTCCAGTTTGTGGACTTTAAGGTACATAAACAGGGCAGTGTGAAACCAAGTTATGCTCCAGGTGAGAATGGATATTTTGAGAGGAAAGTTCCCTCTGAAAGGGCAGGGCAAAGGGACAAACCAGATATGTATCTTGtccagcagaaaagcagataaaattaCCTAAAACCCTGCAGTGGAGATTCAGTGTACAAAAGgtactgaaaaaatgaaaaacaatcaTAGGGTTGGTGCTTTGGCACCAGGAACATGGCACAATCACCAGAAATAACAAGTAGCACAAGGACAATCTGTATTCTTCATACTTCTCCCACAAACCACTCATGCCTCTGAATAAAAATCCACAGAACTCTTCTAAGACAGAATCCTTATATATTCATTTTctaaggttatttttttttaatcttttaagaCAGAAACTACTTCTCAAAAACTCCTTCTCAAAGCTCATCAGGCAGGGGAAGATGGTTCAGCTCCTGGGTCCAAGATGCCACCCTTTTCTTCACTGCCCCTCCCAGCAGTGAGCTGGCAGGCAGGGTCCTGTGCTCCTCCCTCATCCTGCACTGCTCATGAAATATCTCCACTTGGGGTAATTTGACAGCAAAGTAACAAACAATGATGGAAAGTCAGGCATGTGAATGGCACAAGTGTCAACATTTCTTACTCTGCTCTTATAAACCCTCCCCGGGTGGCTCCAAAGCTGCCAGTGGATTTTAACCTTCAGC
This genomic stretch from Calypte anna isolate BGI_N300 chromosome 4, bCalAnn1_v1.p, whole genome shotgun sequence harbors:
- the HS6ST2 gene encoding heparan-sulfate 6-O-sulfotransferase 2 — encoded protein: MEDRSHKVLLALVMLFLFAVIVLQYVCPGTECQLLRLRTLSPAAAADPYRAEDETPARFVPRFNFSIDDLLRRVDFNIKGDDLIVFLHIQKTGGTTFGRHLVRNIQLEQPCECHAGQKKCTCYRPGKRETWLFSRFSTGWSCGLHADWTELTNCVPSVVDSKKEMRLRPSRNFYYITILRDPVSRYLSEWRHVQRGATWKASLHVCDGRSPTSEELPSCYTGDDWSGCSLQEFMDCPYNLANNRQVRMLSDLSLVGCYNLSVMPEEQRNKVLLDSAKENLKQMAFFGLTEFQRKTQYLFEKTFKMNFISPFTQYNSTRASSVELDEQTQQRIKALNFLDVELYDYAKDLFLQRYQYMRQKEHQEARRKRQEQRKILRARHAHLREQSENGSSTDYIGNVERWRR